In a single window of the Anaerotruncus rubiinfantis genome:
- a CDS encoding N-acetylmuramoyl-L-alanine amidase, with amino-acid sequence MAKKAPNPNKITIVLVAAFLVVTLLTGVLAFVGKDYFSGADKPSSSDVEAMASADEDESEPQDESSEPDSSFGDESSEQKEEEEPEEEPTDEPVYFNVPDEMKGVMLVAGRDYLTGDDVSKATLASQIDQALAAAKDLTMNSIIIDTKYENSVLFDSSALQMKESELDCTDYITTKAKDMGFYVYATYDVSDLANEDGSYRRAASADGDTLDEIIDNIGEFAEKYKFDGILLSNYYNTAAADSYAQYLRAGGGIGYYNYLRQVPRAMVAAAAASVREHAPGTQVGLLADAVWENNTANADGSETSADFTALGSGNADTKAWVESGMFDFVLLRNLDSTTDPKAPFRTVAQWWSNVAGTSGTTLYTLHANEKLGVESYGWQVMEQLSKQLIDLENMGVGQGSVFNSLKALRADSGGTTTQMIQYMNNQIDETYVLQQLSISKPAQLTYKTQEPTVTFQGASDPREPVTINGEDVPRNESGYFTIREDLKEGLNTFAISHKNKTFTYNITREIIVLKEVQPVGSLNVDGGMAVTVSALAYEGSTVTASIGGQNVTLSVSDTEDDETDRDSGYKLYTGVFTAPNASESATKMGTISFTAVSADGHKKTLEGAAVTVNKKAKMGDGVVVQVVADQAETFPTNTLNDNSSANYFPLPKGTVDKTYGDEVIYKNGKNTYSYWKLESGVRVYSKDITTGGQMPDNNSISNMSVKSSGDYTTVTLTTASKMPFTVAYDGNKLVFDFQYTATVPQSETFGKSNALFTSADWSGSKLTLNLKKTGGFLGYKAYYDDQNKLVLRFNNSPGALSGARIVVDPGHGGNDPGALGFYPDKDEADINLEVAKKLTAELKSRGANVLQLTPGTTMASRMASAAAFNPQVLVSVHCNTSANSKAKGTEVYYFYPFQKQLAANISSNVASALSTENRGAKSGLYYMTRQSQFACVLAELGFLSNESEYTKMIASKYQNRIAQGIANGINSYLGGTNSGGGTDNGDEDEEDEEDDEDEDEDADELTLNRKSLDLEVDDTYTLKATIGGKTASVSWESDDEDVATVSSSGKVTAVGGGIAYITAETRDGESVECEVNVEEASGGGDVTGVKLNKEEIEIGVGQTYQLSATVRPSNASNKNLKWESDDKDTAKVDSNGKVTGVSKGTAYITVTTKDGDYTAECEVTVGKANTSGGLITKIVIDGDDHVAVGSRIELTATVTPWNAEDTGVKWKSSNPDVAYIGSNTTTDSSCKVEGRKNGTATITATAYDDGKKSASFKITVGNGKNSGSSSKDDDEDEPDPKDGVMPKSVKIEGDSNLKVGNRKEYKGTVYPLNCEDPGVKWEVSSSSILELYETDDENIVKVYGKKAGTAYLIGRSYLDKDVYYKFKITVTK; translated from the coding sequence CCCACGGATGAGCCGGTTTACTTCAACGTTCCGGATGAGATGAAAGGCGTTATGCTGGTGGCGGGACGGGACTACCTGACCGGCGACGACGTTTCGAAGGCGACGCTGGCGTCGCAGATCGACCAGGCACTCGCCGCGGCGAAGGACCTGACGATGAACAGCATCATCATCGATACCAAGTATGAAAACAGCGTGCTGTTTGATTCCTCCGCCCTGCAGATGAAGGAATCCGAGCTCGACTGCACCGATTACATAACAACCAAAGCCAAAGACATGGGCTTTTATGTCTATGCGACCTACGATGTGAGCGACCTTGCCAATGAGGATGGCAGCTACCGCCGCGCGGCCAGCGCGGACGGCGACACGCTCGACGAGATTATCGACAACATCGGGGAGTTCGCCGAGAAGTACAAATTTGACGGCATCCTGCTGAGCAACTACTACAACACCGCCGCCGCGGACAGTTACGCCCAGTACCTGCGGGCAGGCGGCGGCATCGGTTATTATAACTATCTCCGCCAGGTCCCGCGCGCCATGGTCGCGGCGGCAGCCGCTTCGGTCCGGGAGCATGCGCCGGGTACCCAGGTGGGGCTTCTGGCCGACGCGGTGTGGGAAAACAATACCGCAAATGCGGACGGCTCCGAAACATCGGCGGATTTCACCGCGCTCGGCAGCGGGAACGCGGATACCAAAGCCTGGGTGGAAAGCGGTATGTTCGATTTTGTGCTGCTCAGGAACCTCGATTCCACTACCGACCCCAAAGCACCGTTCCGCACGGTTGCGCAATGGTGGTCGAATGTGGCCGGAACGTCCGGCACCACCCTGTACACGCTGCACGCGAACGAAAAGCTCGGCGTGGAATCCTACGGCTGGCAGGTCATGGAGCAGCTTTCAAAACAGCTTATCGACCTTGAGAACATGGGTGTTGGGCAGGGCAGCGTATTCAATTCCCTCAAAGCGCTGCGCGCCGACAGCGGCGGCACCACCACCCAGATGATTCAGTACATGAATAACCAGATCGACGAGACTTACGTTTTGCAGCAGCTGTCGATCAGCAAGCCCGCGCAGCTCACCTATAAGACGCAGGAGCCGACTGTGACCTTCCAGGGCGCGAGCGACCCGCGCGAGCCGGTCACGATCAACGGGGAGGACGTTCCGCGCAATGAGAGCGGCTACTTCACTATCCGGGAGGATTTGAAGGAAGGGCTAAATACCTTTGCCATTTCGCACAAGAACAAGACCTTCACCTACAATATCACCCGCGAGATCATCGTCCTCAAGGAGGTGCAGCCGGTTGGCAGCCTGAATGTGGACGGCGGCATGGCGGTCACGGTCAGCGCGCTTGCGTACGAGGGTTCGACCGTCACAGCCTCGATCGGCGGACAGAACGTGACTTTGTCTGTTTCGGACACCGAGGACGACGAGACCGACCGGGATTCCGGCTACAAGCTCTACACCGGTGTGTTCACCGCGCCCAACGCTTCCGAATCCGCGACGAAAATGGGCACCATTTCGTTCACGGCGGTAAGTGCGGACGGGCATAAAAAGACGCTCGAAGGCGCTGCGGTCACGGTCAATAAAAAGGCGAAGATGGGCGACGGCGTCGTGGTGCAGGTGGTGGCAGATCAGGCCGAGACCTTCCCAACCAACACCCTGAACGACAACTCCAGCGCGAACTATTTCCCGCTGCCCAAAGGCACGGTGGATAAGACCTACGGAGACGAGGTTATCTATAAAAACGGCAAAAATACCTACAGTTACTGGAAGCTCGAGAGCGGCGTGCGGGTCTATTCGAAGGACATCACGACCGGCGGCCAGATGCCGGACAACAATTCCATCTCGAACATGAGCGTCAAATCGTCGGGCGACTACACGACCGTCACCCTCACGACTGCCAGTAAGATGCCGTTTACCGTCGCGTACGATGGGAACAAGCTGGTGTTCGACTTCCAATACACCGCCACTGTCCCGCAGTCGGAAACCTTCGGCAAATCGAACGCGCTGTTCACATCAGCCGACTGGTCCGGCTCGAAGCTGACCCTGAATCTCAAGAAAACCGGCGGTTTCCTGGGCTACAAGGCCTACTATGACGATCAGAACAAACTGGTCCTGCGCTTCAACAATTCTCCCGGTGCGCTCTCCGGCGCGCGCATCGTGGTCGATCCCGGACACGGCGGCAACGATCCGGGCGCGCTCGGATTCTATCCGGACAAGGATGAAGCGGATATCAACCTTGAGGTTGCCAAGAAGCTCACAGCTGAGCTCAAGAGCCGCGGCGCGAACGTCCTGCAGCTCACGCCGGGCACGACGATGGCTTCCCGGATGGCTTCGGCCGCCGCGTTTAACCCGCAGGTGCTGGTGAGCGTTCACTGCAATACTTCTGCCAATTCAAAGGCCAAGGGCACCGAGGTCTACTATTTTTACCCGTTCCAGAAGCAGCTTGCAGCGAATATCTCTTCCAATGTCGCTTCGGCGCTTTCGACCGAGAACCGCGGCGCAAAGTCGGGGCTTTACTACATGACCAGGCAGTCGCAGTTTGCCTGTGTGCTGGCCGAGCTCGGGTTCCTTTCGAACGAGAGCGAGTACACCAAGATGATCGCCTCGAAGTATCAAAACCGTATCGCACAGGGAATTGCCAATGGGATCAACAGTTACCTCGGCGGCACCAACTCAGGCGGAGGCACCGACAATGGCGACGAAGATGAGGAAGATGAAGAGGACGACGAAGACGAAGATGAGGATGCCGATGAGCTGACCCTCAATAGGAAATCGCTCGACCTCGAAGTGGATGATACCTATACCCTCAAAGCCACGATCGGCGGAAAAACTGCCAGTGTGAGCTGGGAATCGGACGACGAGGACGTCGCGACGGTGTCTTCGTCTGGTAAGGTGACTGCGGTGGGCGGCGGTATCGCCTATATCACCGCGGAAACCAGAGACGGTGAATCGGTTGAGTGCGAAGTGAACGTCGAGGAAGCCTCCGGCGGCGGAGACGTGACCGGCGTGAAGCTCAACAAGGAGGAGATCGAAATCGGCGTGGGACAGACTTACCAGCTTTCCGCGACGGTCAGGCCCTCCAATGCCTCCAACAAGAACCTCAAATGGGAATCGGATGACAAGGATACCGCAAAGGTCGATTCAAATGGAAAGGTGACTGGCGTTTCAAAAGGTACCGCTTACATCACCGTCACCACCAAGGACGGCGATTACACAGCCGAATGCGAAGTTACGGTCGGCAAGGCGAACACCTCCGGCGGGCTGATCACCAAGATTGTGATCGATGGAGACGACCATGTCGCGGTTGGTTCCCGCATCGAACTCACCGCGACGGTCACCCCGTGGAACGCGGAGGACACCGGCGTCAAGTGGAAGTCGAGCAACCCGGATGTGGCGTACATCGGCTCAAACACGACAACCGATTCGTCCTGTAAGGTCGAGGGCAGAAAAAACGGCACCGCCACCATCACTGCGACAGCCTACGACGACGGGAAAAAGAGCGCGAGCTTTAAGATTACGGTCGGAAACGGCAAAAATTCCGGTTCCAGCAGCAAGGACGACGATGAGGACGAGCCGGATCCGAAAGACGGTGTGATGCCCAAGTCGGTGAAGATTGAGGGCGATTCGAACCTCAAGGTCGGGAACCGGAAGGAATATAAGGGCACCGTCTATCCGCTCAACTGCGAAGACCCAGGCGTCAAGTGGGAGGTCAGCAGCAGCAGTATTCTGGAACTCTACGAAACCGACGATGAGAATATTGTGAAGGTTTACGGCAAGAAGGCGGGAACCGCTTACCTGATCGGACGGTCGTATTTGGACAAAGATGTTTACTATAAATTCAAGATTACTGTAACAAAATAA